One stretch of Eretmochelys imbricata isolate rEreImb1 chromosome 1, rEreImb1.hap1, whole genome shotgun sequence DNA includes these proteins:
- the LOC144259680 gene encoding olfactory receptor 51G2-like, translating into MPTCNETSISPSRFLLAGIPGLEADGPWISIPFCSMYLIAILGNSLILFVIKTQQNLHQPMYLFLSLLSVTDLGLSVSTLPTMLSIFLFNTREIGIDVCLTQLFFIHTFSMMESSVLVAMAFDRFVAIRHPLRYASTLTSARIGNIGLAIIIRASGLNILSVILLKRLPYRKIQTLSYSYCLHSDVMKMACADITSSSFYGLFVILSSLGLDSVLIVLSYIMILQTLLSITSWKERLKALNTCVSHICVSLLFYTPPISLSMIHRFKKQALPQSQIPLSYLHLLFPPVLNPIVYSIKTKEICKRIMKIFQNYSTKRVQRGH; encoded by the coding sequence ATGCCAACCTGCAATGAAACCAGCATCAGTCCTTCAAGATTCCTCCTGGCAGGCATCCCAGGGCTGGAAGCTGATGGCCCCTGGATCTCCATCCCTTTCTGTTCCATGTACCTCATTGCAATTCTAGGAAACAGTCTGATTCTGTTTGTGATCAAGACACAGCAGAATCTCCATCAGCCCATGTACTTGTTCCTTTCTCTGTTGTCTGTCACCGACCTTGGCTTATCTGTTTCCACCTTGCCAACaatgctcagcatcttcctgttTAACACCAGAGAAATTGGCATTGATGTCTGTCTGACCcaacttttctttattcacacTTTCTCCATGATGGAATCCTCTGTACTCGTAGCCATGGCATTTGACCGCTTTGTTGCAATACGCCACCCACTGAGATACGCTTCGACTTTAACCAGTGCAAGGATAGGAAACATAGGGCTGGCGATAATAATCAGGGCTAGTGGTCTGAATATCCTATCTGTCATTCTTCTCAAGAGGTTGCCGTACAGAAAGATCCAAACTCTCTCTTATTCATATTGTTTGCATTCAGATGTGATGAAGATGGCCTGCGCAGACATTACATCCAGCAGCTTCTATGGATTGTTTGTTATCCTTTCTTCTCTGGGATTAGACTCAGTGCTCATTGTCTTGTCTTACATCATGATCCTTCAGACTCTATTGAGTATCACATCCTGGAAAGAGCGTCTCAAGGCTCTGAACACCTGTGTCTCCCACATCTGCGTCAGCCTGCTTTTCTACACCCCGCCGATCAGTTTGTCTATGATTCACAGGTTCAAGAAACAGGCTCTCCCTCAGAGTCAAATTCCTCTGTCTTatctccacctcctcttccccccagtgCTCAATCCTATTGTATACAGCATAAAAACCAAAGAGATTTGTAAACGGATCATGAAGATCTTTCAAAACTATTCCACTAAGAGAGTCCAAAGGGGGCACTGA